One segment of Shewanella piezotolerans WP3 DNA contains the following:
- the flgL gene encoding flagellar hook-associated protein FlgL yields MRISTAQMFNQTTTNVMKSQSATSKIMEQLASGKKVSTAGDDPVAAIGIDNLKQQGAVVDQFIKNIDYASNRLAVSESKIGNAENVVESMREQMLRSVNGTLSDADRQTIADEMRGSLEELLSIANSKDESGNSLFAGFKTNTEPFAFDNNGKVVYSGDSGIRDSVVASGVTVGSNIPGDSVFMNAANAIGDYSVNYSSTQQGKFSVESAKITDPTLPVTGNYTFDFVDNGAGGLDVNVTDSAGTVTTIPNFDATQPLTVDGIELQLKGTPQAGDSFELAPEQNSNIFDTLNSAIALLEDGSKLNSPQGQAEMAQLLNNVSSGQEQMATSRSVAGNSLKSLENYTSTHKEEQLVNQSALSLLEDLDYAEAITEFEKQQMSLNAVSSVFSKVGSMSLFDYL; encoded by the coding sequence ATGAGAATCTCAACGGCGCAAATGTTTAACCAAACTACGACTAATGTGATGAAAAGCCAGTCTGCGACTAGCAAAATCATGGAACAGTTAGCATCGGGGAAAAAAGTCAGCACTGCAGGTGATGATCCAGTCGCAGCTATCGGTATTGATAACCTTAAGCAACAAGGCGCTGTGGTTGATCAGTTTATAAAGAATATCGATTACGCTTCAAATCGTTTGGCCGTTAGCGAAAGTAAAATTGGCAATGCTGAAAATGTGGTTGAGAGCATGCGTGAGCAGATGCTGCGCTCAGTAAACGGCACGCTCAGTGATGCCGATCGGCAAACAATTGCCGATGAGATGCGCGGCAGCCTAGAAGAGCTGCTATCTATTGCCAACAGCAAAGATGAATCGGGTAATAGCTTGTTTGCCGGTTTTAAAACAAATACTGAACCGTTCGCTTTTGATAACAATGGCAAGGTTGTCTACAGCGGCGACTCCGGTATTAGAGATTCGGTGGTGGCATCGGGCGTTACTGTAGGCAGTAATATTCCTGGCGACAGTGTCTTTATGAACGCTGCTAACGCAATCGGCGACTACAGCGTCAATTATTCGTCAACTCAACAAGGCAAATTTAGCGTTGAAAGCGCAAAGATAACGGATCCTACTTTACCGGTTACGGGCAACTATACCTTTGACTTTGTTGATAATGGAGCGGGTGGACTTGATGTCAATGTGACAGATTCTGCCGGTACGGTAACCACAATTCCCAATTTTGATGCGACTCAACCTCTAACGGTAGATGGCATTGAGTTACAGCTGAAAGGTACGCCGCAAGCGGGTGATTCCTTTGAGTTAGCGCCAGAACAAAACTCAAACATATTCGATACCTTAAATAGCGCGATAGCACTGCTTGAAGATGGTAGTAAGTTAAATTCTCCGCAAGGGCAAGCGGAAATGGCACAGTTATTGAATAACGTAAGTAGTGGTCAAGAGCAGATGGCAACCAGCCGCAGTGTGGCAGGTAATAGTTTAAAGAGTCTAGAAAACTACACTAGTACACACAAAGAGGAGCAGTTGGTCAATCAATCGGCACTGTCTTTACTTGAAGACTTAGATTATGCAGAAGCGATAACTGAGTTCGAAAAGCAGCAGATGTCGCTTAACGCGGTATCGAGCGTGTTTAGTAAGGTTGGCTCTATGTCGCTTTTTGATTATTTATAA
- a CDS encoding flagellin, whose product MAISVNTNVTSMKAQANMNKASSNQQTSMERLSSGLRINSAKDDAAGLQISNRMTSQINGIGVAMRNANDGISIAQTAEGAMQESTNILQRMRDLSLQSANGSNSSDDRAAMQKEMSSLQSELTRISETTSFGGQKLLDGTYGTQNFQVGSNANETISVSLMDTSASAIGQHQLDGTGTTGAKLGAAVADGTSATATGVTTGTMKVNGDSLTIAADAKATEIATQVNGLDNGVKAEATVTATVGALTGATVDADLKIGTKTYAMADYVDNQDKLVEDLKADGFEASNDNGTVSITAKGVDSIALEGGAANTATLDGAAAVVAGKVKFAAVEMTSQNNIALSGTAATITDVVGTATSSTLASVEGLDITDADGAQSSIAVIDAAIAGIDSQRADLGAVQNRMNFTINNLSNVQSNVSDARSRIQDVDFAKETAELTKQQILSQTSSAMLAQANQLPQAALSLLG is encoded by the coding sequence ATGGCTATTAGCGTTAATACTAATGTCACATCAATGAAAGCCCAAGCCAACATGAATAAGGCGAGCTCTAATCAGCAAACATCTATGGAGCGTTTGTCTTCAGGTTTGCGCATTAACAGCGCCAAAGATGATGCTGCGGGTCTGCAGATTTCTAACCGTATGACCAGCCAAATTAATGGTATTGGTGTTGCTATGCGTAACGCCAATGACGGTATCTCTATTGCGCAAACTGCAGAAGGCGCAATGCAGGAATCTACCAACATTTTGCAACGTATGCGTGACTTATCTTTGCAATCAGCTAACGGCTCAAACTCTTCGGATGATCGCGCAGCCATGCAAAAAGAGATGTCGTCATTGCAATCGGAGTTAACACGTATCTCTGAAACAACCTCATTTGGTGGCCAGAAACTATTAGATGGTACTTATGGTACGCAAAACTTCCAGGTCGGTTCAAATGCCAACGAAACAATTTCTGTTTCATTGATGGATACAAGTGCATCTGCTATCGGGCAGCATCAACTTGATGGCACTGGCACAACGGGTGCCAAGTTAGGTGCTGCAGTAGCTGATGGTACCTCAGCTACTGCGACCGGCGTTACCACGGGAACTATGAAGGTTAATGGAGACTCTCTTACAATAGCCGCTGATGCGAAGGCGACAGAAATAGCGACTCAAGTTAATGGATTGGATAATGGTGTTAAAGCTGAAGCAACCGTGACTGCGACAGTTGGAGCTTTAACTGGTGCTACAGTTGATGCTGACTTGAAAATTGGCACAAAAACTTATGCGATGGCGGATTACGTAGATAACCAAGATAAGCTTGTCGAAGACTTGAAAGCTGATGGTTTTGAAGCGTCAAATGACAACGGTACTGTAAGTATTACCGCTAAAGGCGTGGATTCAATTGCGCTCGAAGGTGGGGCGGCTAACACGGCAACTTTAGATGGTGCAGCTGCTGTTGTAGCAGGTAAGGTTAAGTTTGCTGCTGTTGAAATGACATCTCAGAATAATATCGCTTTATCAGGTACAGCAGCGACAATTACAGATGTAGTCGGTACTGCAACATCTTCAACGCTTGCAAGTGTTGAAGGTTTAGATATTACTGATGCCGATGGTGCACAAAGCTCGATTGCGGTAATCGATGCCGCTATCGCGGGTATCGATTCACAACGTGCTGACTTAGGTGCGGTACAGAACCGTATGAACTTTACCATCAACAACTTAAGTAACGTTCAATCAAACGTATCTGATGCGCGTAGCCGTATTCAAGATGTGGATTTTGCTAAAGAGACTGCCGAGCTAACTAAGCAGCAAATTCTATCGCAAACCTCTTCAGCGATGCTTGCACAGGCTAATCAGTTGCCACAAGCGGCGCTTTCATTACTGGGTTAA